The region TAATCGTGCCACTCATTGTGTCATTTTCACTGAGATTGTGTTTCACCGTCTCACCAAGCTCGTAGACACGGTCAACGAGTTCGAGGTCATTTTCATGAATAAGAGAGCTACCATGCGAGGGCTGAATATAGATCACGAAAACGTAACCTTCCGGGGGCTTATGATTTATTAGAATCTGCCAGATCGAAGAATATCTTTAACCTACCGTTGATGTAGTAATAAAAATATCAACGTCCTCTTCTGGCACGCCGTCATATGTGCCGGTCAAAAGCTCGCCCAGCAGTTCCGGCTCTTCTAGCTTCGATAATGTCAATACGTGGTATTGTTGATGGGTTGGATACGAAAACCAGGCAACATACATCATGAGGGCTTCTCTACTCGCAGCATCAGTCCAGAATGTGAGAACGTATCCACTCTACTTACGCAGACCCGCCCTATCATAGAAGGGTTGGACTTGAGTCGACATATATCACCAGCGATGAACTAGTGAGCGAGCGTTGGCATGAGCCCATCAGGTAGACCCGAGCCCCTCCAGTTCCATTTCCGCAACTGTACATGAGCAACCTGGCCGAGAGCTACTTACCTTGACTTGTGGTCCAGCCTCAGAGGCTGCCGCAGATGAGGCATCATTTCCTGAGTCCATAGACCTTCTTACGCTGCCAAATAAAGATAAATAAGATGTTGAAACTGGCTTCTAGAGACTCAGACGGATAAGAAGAATAAGCCGGCCACTTGATTGATTACTGATGCCAGAGGTATGGTATGATTGCCAGACAGCTTTATGTACTATGGGAATAGGGGTAATTCGAGTCTGGCCCAATAAAAGAGCTATTGATATAGTTGACGACAGCCAAAGAGGCGATGCATGTCATTGCGAAAGCGAGCGGGGGAATATGAAGATAACCCAGCAGGAcaagaggagattgcccAGCCCAGCTGGCTGTCACATGCATAGAGGTCGCTTTTGTCCTCGACCGAGCATCGACCAAGCTAccaacctcgacctcgaccatCGAGCCGCCATCATATTTGGATTTGACCGCCGCGGGAAGAGAGCCTGATCGATGTAtcagaggctgaggctggctAGGCACTCGAGCGGTTGGCGGAGCAGTCGCCCATGAGCTTAAACCACTGGCGATCTGACCCGCCCAGAGCCCCAGAACCATCCAGGACCCAACATTtttcgtcgtcatcaaacTTCTCCCACAGCACAGCTACCGACGGTACGCTACCTTatctgctctggctcttTCATTCGTTCTCGGACCACGCCAGAAGCCTGAAATTTACTTTGAACCTAACTGCGTCAGCCGCGTCAAAGTCGAGTTTCACACGACCCGGCGCAACATCCAGCCAGAATCACCAAACGTCGCCTACCAGACCTCTGACCGTCCCCTGGCGCTTCCCTTCTTAGATCGCCCGGGAAACACCACCCTCACAACTAGGACCGCAGTTAAAATGTCTGAACCAGGTCCCTCCTCAGTCCCCACCTCCGCCGACCCCCGGAGCCACCGCCCAACAAAGCGGCGCGCTGTATCCCCCCATAGCGAACAAGCAAGCGTAATAAACTCGCTCTTCCGAGACCCGTCCAAAGAAATAAAGCTCCCAACGCCTTCGACCCAAAAATCAGCCTCATCccttccagcgccgccgGAAATCGTTGCGAACGTGCAGGGGTCGTCCGCCGGTGCAGGGTCCGGAGAATTCCATGTTTACAAGGCGAGTCGGCGGCGCGAGTATGAACGGCTACGGCTTatgcaggaggaggttgatcgggagaaagaaggggcTGAGTGGCAGCGGAAGCAGGAAGAGGtgagaaggaaagatcaagagaagacggagaagaatcggcggaggagggagaagaggaacaagGCGAAGGCAAAGGGAGCCAAGaagggtgctggtgctggtgctgctggtgctggggcTGATGCTGGGGGTGCTGCTGAGGGTGGGAAGGGGTCGGATGAGATGGATGTTacggaggagaagggcgtaACGACGAATAAGACCGGTGAAGAGGACCAGACGGAAGCGGCTGTTGAGACGTCTGGAGTTATCATCCATGATGATGAGTAACAATCGAGGAGGATGTACAATATGAACAAGATACCCATTGAAATTTAGTCTAGGATGTTCATACATATCAAAGATCATGGCATTTATTACGCATTTTTTTATTCCATGGTCCTAACGTCTAATCATCGCCGCCGGTGGGCGCAGCCGCCTGCTGGGCTGTTTTACCACtgcagatatcatcaacgCGAAGCAGCAGGCATGCGGACTGTTTAAGTTAGCTGATGATCATGAGTCAATGATAGAAAGGATATTCACCTCGACAGCTGTCTTGATGCTCTGAAGCTTGACGGCTTCTGGCTCCCAAACGCCATACTCCTTCATATCGACTAGAGCGCCTGTGTCGCCGTCCAGACCCCATGTGGTGTGGCCCTCGACGTGCTTAGCCCTCATGCGTGTGAGGACACGAATAGGGCTTGCACCAGCGTTCTGCGCCAGTGTTCGGGGAATGATTTCCATTGCATCCGCGACGGCCTTGTACGGCCACTGTTGGACACCTTCAATAGACTTGGCTAGCTGGCCTAGCTTGACGGAGACGGCCATCTCAATAGCACCGCCGCCAGGGCACAGACGGGGGTGGAAGATAACATTCCGTGCGACGGACATGGCGTCCTGGAGATTGCGCTCAATCTCATTGATGATGTCCTTGGAAGGACCGCGGAGAAGGATGGTGCAAGCTTTGGGGTTCTGACATTTTCTGAGGAAAGTGAAGTATTCGTCACcgatcttctcaatctcaaaGAGACCGCACCCGGTGCCGACATCGGATTCCTGGATATCATCCACACGGTTGACGATCGTTGCACCCGTCGCTCTGGCAATACGGTTGTTGTCCGTTTTCCTAACTCGGCGAATTGCTGTGACGTTcgccttcatcaagaagTGTTGTGCGAGATCTGAAGAGGTTAGAGAAGCAATCTAAACCTAGGAATGGGAGAAAATACCAGAGACGCCTTTCTCGGTAATGACAACATCGGgcttcagagccagaataGCGTCACACATGTGTTTgacttgctcctcttcaatctgtAGGATACGGTTCCAGTCATCTTCCTTCGTAATCTCAATATTGGTCTGTGATTCACCCTTCTTGTACTCCAATGGGCAGTCCAGCAGGATGACCCTGGGGTTTTCAattcttctccgcatcttGGGGTGGGTAATATCCTTGTTAACCATCACACCATCAATAACCTCACTGTCCTCAATCTGACCACCGGGAATCTTCTCAATACGCGCGTATCGCTTAATGTCGACCTCCCTCTTTCCACCGCCGGCATCAAAAGACACAGTGCGGACCGCCTTTAGTGCCAAATCGCACATGAGATCCGACCACCTGGAAACGAACTTTGTGCCGATAGATGACTTAATAAGAGTGTACATCGCCTTGTCGTCATCAATGTCTACAGGGAGCGAAACTTCCTCAATGATTGCAAGTGCATCAGCGAGGGCACGTTTGAAGGCCGAGATAATGACGACGGGGTGGATGTTGCGTTCGAGCTGAGGGAGCGCCTGGGCAAGCATTTCACCAGCTAAAGAGTCAGAATCCTTTGTATGTGAAGTCAAGAAAGTCACAATGAATTACCGAGAATGATAACGGTGGTCGTTCCGTCTCCGACTTCCTCGTCTTGTGTACGACTCAGTTCGATCATGCTCTTAGCGGCGGGGTGAGACACCTCGATTTCTCGAAGAATAGCGTGACCGTCGTTGGTAAGGACAATTCCTCCCATTGGATCCAGAAGCATCTTCAGCATGGCCTTGGGACCCAGACATGACCGGATAATGTCCGCAACTCTGAATATACGTTAGGACGGAGCGGGGTGGGCTGGAGATTTCACGTACGTCTTTGCGGCAGTGATATTCGACAACTGAGCTTTGCGACCAACCTGTCTCTCACCAGAGTTGGTGTCTACATCCTGTCAGCACTGCATAGAAAAGGGGTCGACTTCGTCGGATAGCGTActcatcaccaccaccggtGCCTGCATTTTGGCGGTGTTTCTGGGGTATCAGCGGAAGAAGCGAAAAAGCGACAGAAATACCCGCAGCGACGAACGGAAATTCAAAGTCAAGAGGAAAGAACGTCAAACAGTCGCGTTGCGAGGTGTGAGATCTGGAGTTGCTGTGCCCGCCTTCACCTCAAATTTCCAGCGCTGCTCGAAGTGGGATTGCGGACTGGAAGCTCACTGCCGCTATCCTTTTTTGGGACTAGTTTCAATTCCCCTGTTCTTTATGCCTCAGGAATCAACTCGGTCTTAGGGATTTGGattcaacagcttcaacaaCTGCTCGCACCCTTCAATGGTTAGGCAGCTATCAATTTCAATAAGACGCCCTTGACTCGTCAATTCTGCTCAGATGTCCAGGGTGTAAGCACGTCCAACGCATTTGATTCCTCATTACGACATCTAATAATGATCAGGACCAGTTTTACAAGAACTGATTCAACCAACGACTTTTGACATGTTCATTTCTTGAAGACATCCTTAACCCGTCGAGATTTCAGGCGCACACGATCGCGCGCGGCCAACATGAGCGATGACAGACTCTCGCTCGACTGCTCCGGCTGGTGGTATTGATCGTGACTATCTCGAGCCTCATACACATAGTAGGGCCCAGCGCACCTCCATGACATATACCCTTCCTGCGATGATACTCTGCAGTCATGGAGGCTCGTAAGTAAGTAGCGTTCAGTAATTACCGTGTCCGCTTCAGACAAAGGAGTCTCCTCTCGGGGCGGAATGCCACACAGCCTAGAAGCACGACCACCGCCAACCTTACCCGCGTCCCCTTTGCCATCGACAGGTTCGCTCTCTATTTGTCTTTGCCCGTAGGTGGCAGGAGCCCATTCTTGGCGTATAGGGCACCAAGCCACACTACCGCGACGCCGGGAACtatcatcgtcctcatcagATCCCTCCAAAACCCGCTCAACATCCAATTCCCTTGCAGCGGCGACCTTCGCAAGCATCTTCTTGAACCATTTCTCTGCGTAGTAAGTATTACACTCTTTCATGTCCACTTCCTGTTCATTCTCTGGCCCTGATTCTTGATtcggctccggctcctcaATTACTCGATCCAGGTGTCGGGAATGGGGTCGAGGGCGGCTCTGAGCCAGACGCTGTTCCCCCGTTAACCGTTGAACTCGCTCAGCTTGAAGTTCGCGCATGTTattttgaagatggagagggagTTTGGAGAGggcgtcttcgtcgagtTGCGAgatgatttcttcctccGAGGCTGTTGAGTACCCATCACCATCGCCTTCGGCGTGGGCCTGCATTGGTTTCTCTGTTGCTGCGCGGCTGCAACGGTTATTCCGAGGTTCGATGTGTTTTCTGATGGAGCTGAATGGGAGTGATTTTGCGACTAGGGCGCTGCGGGAGGAAATGTTGCCTGGCATCTTGGTTTGCGTTGCCTTTGTGAGGGGCTACGGTGGCTGTTCTTCACAGTGTGCTCAAGGATAGAGTAGCCAAGGTAGTCTTGCAGGGTATCTCGAAGAAGATTATGAATGTAAATTTGAGAATGAAAGAGTTTGTGGGAGACAGTGGAGAGCTTAAATTTTGTTGATCGATTTATTGGCTAGGCTATCTGTAAATGAATTTGGATTTAATCCATGTGTGTGATGCTGTGGTGATGTCTCCATAGCAATGTGGTTGAATGAGAAGATAAACTGCACTTTGGAACACTGTTAGCTGGCTGGGTGCCCATCCACTAGGTAGAGCTGCCTAAACGAATTGGCGTGTGCAACAATAACAAACTTGGCAATAGTGTAGCATTTCCAATCATTATTACACAGGGGTATCTGAGCAGTCAAGCAACTGACAATGGATTATATGCCAAAAAAGCGGAGAACAAAAACCCCATCAAATGTGATCAGACTGTCCTAGACCTCAAAACTCTCGACTTTCTCCAATATCGCAAATATCAAAGACTCCAGTCTCGGGGTATTCGTGTTTCTTCAGTGCCTCTTTGAGCTTCCGCGGAGGCTCGAGGACATCCTCTTCTGTTAGCACCCAAGTCCCCCAGTGCATACCAAGAGCCCTCTTGCATTGGGTATCCCGGAAGatctcaacagcatcgtGCGGGTCTGCATGCATGGGGCTCATGAACCATCGCGGCTGATACGCGCCGATGGGGATCAGCCCTAGATCGAACGGTCCCCGATACTCACCTACTTGCTTGAAAGCAGGGCACGAGGGATAATTATGTTCAGGACTGTGGTCGTCAACATGATCTGGAAGTGTCGGCACCGATCGATACCCCGTATCGCTGAATGGAGCGCTCTTGTAAGCAGTTACACAAGTGGCGCAATGATTGAAGATCGCTTACCCAGCAAAATATACTTTGCGGCCTCCGGACTCAACGTACCACGAGGCCCAGAGTGTTTTGCATCGGTCAAACGGTGTTCGGGCACTGAAATGCTGGCAAGGCAAGCAGCCAATTCGAGCGGTGATGTCCGCCAGCTTTGAGTCAGTATTTCCATCAGCTGGGTCTACCTGAGTGGCAGACTTTGTTGGAGAAAGCAGTATATCGCGTTCATCCCACCAGTCGAGTTCTGTTGCATTCGGTATGCCGGTTTTGTCAAACCATTCTTTGTTACCCAGAGGAACAAAGAAATGGCAGTTCGGGTGTCGCTTATGGATTTCTCGTACAGTTGGAAGGGACAAATGATCGTAATGGTTATGAGAGATCACAACGGCATCAATAGTGGGAATATCCATGATCTGACAAGGCGGCTCGGTATAACGCTTTGGTCCTAGCCAAGAGAATGGGGAGCATCGATCCTCAAAAACCGGATCAAATAGGACCCGGAGCCCACTCGGGAACTCGACATAATAACAAGCGTGTCCTAACCAAGTTGCTCGCAGAGTAGGTGTTTCACGACTAGGCAAAAACACTGGCTTATGTACCGGGACGGTTGGAGGAGTCGTATCAGGGCGATTGGCCTTTCCACTCAACATGCGCCTGAATTCTGTCAGATCCGAAAATATTCAAATAAGCCAATGCTGGACTCACCACAAAATCTGTGTTTGCTTGTCGAAAGGTGAAGTGAACGAGCTGTCGTGATCAGTATAGGGTTTAAGCCGAGCCATAATTCGACCTACTTCCATGGATTGTCAAAGCCATTTTTAACATGGTGCGCTTTTGCACTGGCATcatcaggagcagaagaagcgggaGAGGCGGACAGAGTCAGAGCGTAGAGAGCAGCCGCAGTAGATGAGGCCATTCTGAAGTTGGTAGCAGTGAAGGCTCGTGGGAAAGGAGATGCCTTGCTGGTAAAGCGAGAGCTGAACCAGCGTCGCGTAAATGGTGGCATGCCGGTTTTGCGCCAAAGTTACCAGCTTATATAGGTAGGAAGGGAGGGGTTAGGCACGGGGTATAATATGTCCTTTGCGTTCTGtatggatgatgaagagcttcACCTCATCTTACAGCTGGAtcagccaaaaaaaaaagtggCTGATGGTCATTCTTAGCCGGATCTTATGCTTGCTTATAGCCGTTATCCCCGAGCAATCATTACTCCGGACACGGGCAACAAGTTTTCAATTCATCCGAATGACATTGGCATCAACAATGTTATCCATCCGTCAGACTCCAGGCTGCAGGCTCCGCAGCATCGTATAGGCTCTAAGCGTAAGCTGCCTACCTATAGTTCACGTGTAAGTAGTCGTAGGCCCCAGGAACAGAGTCTTGTTCAAAGGCACAGCGTAGAGCTAGGTAGATCGGCCCGTGTTAGCGCCGACCGCGGATGGCTAATCCAGATTGGGAGTCTCTTAGAGAGTTCAACACAACTAAGGCCTCGACTCCGAATGATCTTTCGATGACTGGTACGGATCATACTGGATCGATATCTCCAGGGCTACCAGCGCCTGGAGATTCAATTGTCCAGCGAAGAAATGAGGCCATCCAGGCCGCAACGCAGCAGCCGACTGCGGACGAGGGGATGCTGTCTCAACTTACAAGCAACCCTTTTTTCACAGCGGTGAGGACCCCCAAAATGCGAGTTTGTTAAGTGTTAGGATAAATACTGATGGCTTATCCTTATTATTAGGGATTTGGCCTTGCAGGGCTCGGTGTCGGCGCAAGGCTTGCCCAGCAAGGTCTTCGGCGTGGCGCGGATCTGATTCGGAGACGGATGCTCATCGATGTCGAGATCACACATAAGGACGATTCATATCCATGGTTTCTGAATTGGATGACACAATATCAACAGTCGCAGCTCAGCGCATCTCGGTCCCAAGCCAGCGGGTCTGGTTTCGTGGACTCGCTCTTGACCAAACTCACGCCCAGGATGCGCCAACTTTCAGTCGATACTAAGACAGTCAAACACTCGAACGGCGCCATAAACACCCATTTCACATTGGTCCCAGGGCTGGGTCGACATGTACTCCGCTATAAGAACACATTCATATTCGTCAATCGTATGCGTGAGTCCAAAGCTCAGGAGCTCACAACTGGCCGGCCGTGGGAGACGATGACCCTTACCACTCTTTACTCCCACCGTCATGTTTTTGAAGATCTTTTTGCCGAAGCCCATGCATACGTCGTGAAAGCAAACGAAGGAAAGACCACGATCTATCGTGCCGATACCGCAACGTGGACACCATTCGGAGATCCGCGACGCAAGCGCACGTTAGACTCAGTAATTTTGGACAAGGGCGTGAAAGAGCGAATTGTGGAAGACGTCAAGGATTTCCTGGCTACAGAATCGTGGTATCATGACCGTGGAATTCCCTATCGCCGAGGATATCTCCTGTACGGGCCGCCGGGTACTGGCAAGAGCTCCTTCATCCAAGCCGTAGCGGGAGAGCTGGATTATGACATTGCCATTCTAAATCTGAGTGAACGAGGGATGACTGACGATCGGCTCAATCGACTCTTGACTATAGTCCCGAAGCGGACTCTTGTTCTTTTGGAGGATGTGGACGCCGCTTTCTCGAATCGCCGCACTCAAACAGATGAGGACGGCTATCGCGGTGCCAATGTTACCTTTTCTGGCTTACTGAATGCTTTGGACGGCGTCGCGAGCGCGGAGGAGCGGATTGTCTTCCTGACCACAAACCACGTGGAGCGCCTTGACGAGGCCCTCGTGCGTCCGGGACGAGTGGACATGACAGTACGTATAGGCGAACTCACTCGCTACCAGGCTACCTGTTTCTGGGAGCGGTTCTACGGCGACTTGGACTCGACCGGGTCCTACAAGCAAGCGTTTCTCGAACGGCTCTATGAATTAGGTCTTATTGAAAATGAGAACGGCGAGAGACTCGACCCGCCGCAGAGCACAAGCGCTGCCGCGCTACAGGGCTTGTTCTTGTATAATAAAGGAAATATGCAGGGGGCTATCGCAATGGCCGAAGGACTGACTTACCGGATTCAGGAATAGGCTGAGCTTAGTCCTGGATTATTTGTATATTATGTGACCTGAAGCAGATAGACTGCTTGATAGAGTCACGAGTGAACAATGTAGTATAATATGAACCCTCGTCACGGAGGAATAACTCCAACACTCCTTCACTTTTACCTTCAACCCAACCACCCCACCTTTAtcatgtcatcatcatcatcaattCACCCCAGATCAGCTTGCATCTTCTGTTATTGGAAGAAGTTGAACCAAGTACAGTCTGTGCATGATGCAGCAATTGAACCCTCGACCAGTTGAACCAATCCTATCTGAAGTCCATTCTTCATAAGCCATGCATACGCATACGGCCCCTCATTACATGACCTACGATCCTTCCATTGTTCAGCGCTTGGGTAACAGCAAATCAGCATCTCAGTTTTAGCTCTCTCTAAGCGCTGTAGCTGTGAAGAACCGCCCTGCTGTGATTGGGACCGACAGCTCTCCGACTGACCATCGAGGTGTCGGCGTTAAGCGCCGGCGTGGGCTCTCAGGAACAACATGCAGGCCATCTGCTCATCCTTCACATCTGCAAGAGCCTCTCACCGTTGAGACCCTGATTCTCCATCGAAATAAGTTTGTGACGATTCTTGAGCCAAGACATGGCTGGCACGCACCTTGTAAAACCGGCCGGAGTCGGACTTCGCGCATAACGATCTTGATATACATATAGCCATGGCTGGatttctctgccttctggGTTAATGTCGCTCCGAGTCAGACTCCTAATACTTCCTCTACTCTTGCCATTCCTGCCTCATTGATTGAGTCGCCAATCCATGGTCTACGTACCGAAACGACTGTTGTGCATGTGCATTTAAGAGGTTGCATTAACTCCTGCGCCATAGCATCAAGCGGGTCCTGTTTGTGAGCTCAGTCAAACTGAGCCCGTAGTCATGAGCAGCTGTCAATTTCAGTTGTTTCCACCCCCCGCCCCCCAGGGGGTTCCCAAGAATCCTTTTCGGCGAGGCCCCAGACAACCCTCGATTGACATTCAGTCAACATCTGCAAGTCCGCTTGAAGATCTCAGCGGAAAAGAGTCGGAGGCGAAGGCAGTGGTATTCCAAGTTGTCGAACCGCGTAGCATCAAGACAATGCCGGAAGCACACGTTCCTCCTCTACCACCGCGCTCCGCCACGCCAAAGTTGAGGCACCCCCCCTCAACCGAATCACTATATAGTTCGAGCCCGCAAGAGACGAGAGG is a window of Aspergillus nidulans FGSC A4 chromosome VI DNA encoding:
- a CDS encoding PRKRIP1 family protein (transcript_id=CADANIAT00009939), yielding MSEPGPSSVPTSADPRSHRPTKRRAVSPHSEQASVINSLFRDPSKEIKLPTPSTQKSASSLPAPPEIVANVQGSSAGAGSGEFHVYKASRRREYERLRLMQEEVDREKEGAEWQRKQEEVRRKDQEKTEKNRRRREKRNKAKAKGAKKGAGAGAAGAGADAGGAAEGGKGSDEMDVTEEKGVTTNKTGEEDQTEAAVETSGVIIHDDE
- a CDS encoding uncharacterized protein (transcript_id=CADANIAT00009941), producing the protein MPGNISSRSALVAKSLPFSSIRKHIEPRNNRCSRAATEKPMQAHAEGDGDGYSTASEEEIISQLDEDALSKLPLHLQNNMRELQAERVQRLTGEQRLAQSRPRPHSRHLDRVIEEPEPNQESGPENEQEVDMKECNTYYAEKWFKKMLAKVAAARELDVERVLEGSDEDDDSSRRRGSVAWCPIRQEWAPATYGQRQIESEPVDGKGDAGKVGGGRASRLCGIPPREETPLSEADTVITERYLLTSLHDCRVSSQEGYMSWRCAGPYYVYEARDSHDQYHQPEQSSESLSSLMLAARDRVRLKSRRVKDVFKK
- a CDS encoding putative Zn-dependent hydrolase/oxidoreductase family protein (transcript_id=CADANIAT00009942), which gives rise to MPPFTRRWFSSRFTSKASPFPRAFTATNFRMASSTAAALYALTLSASPASSAPDDASAKAHHVKNGFDNPWNSFTSPFDKQTQILWRMLSGKANRPDTTPPTVPVHKPVFLPSRETPTLRATWLGHACYYVEFPSGLRVLFDPVFEDRCSPFSWLGPKRYTEPPCQIMDIPTIDAVVISHNHYDHLSLPTVREIHKRHPNCHFFVPLGNKEWFDKTGIPNATELDWWDERDILLSPTKSATQVDPADGNTDSKLADITARIGCLPCQHFSARTPFDRCKTLWASCAPFSDTGYRSVPTLPDHVDDHSPEHNYPSCPAFKQVGEYRGPFDLGLIPIGAYQPRWFMSPMHADPHDAVEIFRDTQCKRALGMHWGTWVLTEEDVLEPPRKLKEALKKHEYPETGVFDICDIGESREF
- a CDS encoding bifunctional AAA family ATPase chaperone/translocase BCS1 (transcript_id=CADANIAT00009943), translated to MTGTDHTGSISPGLPAPGDSIVQRRNEAIQAATQQPTADEGMLSQLTSNPFFTAGFGLAGLGVGARLAQQGLRRGADLIRRRMLIDVEITHKDDSYPWFLNWMTQYQQSQLSASRSQASGSGFVDSLLTKLTPRMRQLSVDTKTVKHSNGAINTHFTLVPGLGRHVLRYKNTFIFVNRMRESKAQELTTGRPWETMTLTTLYSHRHVFEDLFAEAHAYVVKANEGKTTIYRADTATWTPFGDPRRKRTLDSVILDKGVKERIVEDVKDFLATESWYHDRGIPYRRGYLLYGPPGTGKSSFIQAVAGELDYDIAILNLSERGMTDDRLNRLLTIVPKRTLVLLEDVDAAFSNRRTQTDEDGYRGANVTFSGLLNALDGVASAEERIVFLTTNHVERLDEALVRPGRVDMTVRIGELTRYQATCFWERFYGDLDSTGSYKQAFLERLYELGLIENENGERLDPPQSTSAAALQGLFLYNKGNMQGAIAMAEGLTYRIQE
- a CDS encoding chaperonin-containing T-complex subunit CCT3 (transcript_id=CADANIAT00009940), translated to MQAPVVVMNTNSGERQVGRKAQLSNITAAKTVADIIRSCLGPKAMLKMLLDPMGGIVLTNDGHAILREIEVSHPAAKSMIELSRTQDEEVGDGTTTVIILAGEMLAQALPQLERNIHPVVIISAFKRALADALAIIEEVSLPVDIDDDKAMYTLIKSSIGTKFVSRWSDLMCDLALKAVRTVSFDAGGGKREVDIKRYARIEKIPGGQIEDSEVIDGVMVNKDITHPKMRRRIENPRVILLDCPLEYKKGESQTNIEITKEDDWNRILQIEEEQVKHMCDAILALKPDVVITEKGVSDLAQHFLMKANVTAIRRVRKTDNNRIARATGATIVNRVDDIQESDVGTGCGLFEIEKIGDEYFTFLRKCQNPKACTILLRGPSKDIINEIERNLQDAMSVARNVIFHPRLCPGGGAIEMAVSVKLGQLAKSIEGVQQWPYKAVADAMEIIPRTLAQNAGASPIRVLTRMRAKHVEGHTTWGLDGDTGALVDMKEYGVWEPEAVKLQSIKTAVESACLLLRVDDICSGKTAQQAAAPTGGDD